A single Verrucomicrobiia bacterium DNA region contains:
- a CDS encoding EVE domain-containing protein has translation MQYWLVKSEPEAYSWAQFVRDGQTAWTGVRNYQARNHLRAMKRGDRVFFYHSVEGREVVGVARVVQEFYADPTAEAGDWSCVDLAPIRALARPVSLAALKADRQLKTLPLIKQSRLSVSPVNETQAQRLLELGKIKMD, from the coding sequence ATGCAGTACTGGCTCGTCAAATCCGAACCCGAAGCTTACTCCTGGGCGCAATTCGTCCGTGATGGCCAAACCGCGTGGACGGGAGTGCGGAATTACCAGGCCCGCAACCATCTGCGCGCCATGAAGCGGGGCGATCGCGTTTTCTTTTATCACAGCGTGGAAGGGCGCGAGGTGGTTGGTGTCGCCAGGGTCGTACAAGAATTTTACGCAGACCCGACCGCCGAAGCGGGGGACTGGTCTTGCGTGGATCTTGCGCCGATTCGCGCCTTGGCTCGACCGGTTTCTCTGGCCGCGCTCAAAGCCGATCGCCAGCTCAAGACTCTGCCGCTGATCAAACAATCCCGACTATCGGTATCACCCGTGAACGAAACTCAAGCCCAACGACTACTGGAGTTGGGTAAAATCAAGATGGATTGA
- a CDS encoding UvrD-helicase domain-containing protein has translation MFDLSTLNPPQRLAVETINGPVLILAGAGTGKTRVITHRIAYLIRRKIAPENILAVTFTNKAAREMQARIRPLLPKSLTASAANGSDRASTARQRPTICTFHSLCVRILRRHIEKLGYKRDFVIYDESEQLGAVKKILASISTRGEKADPAAVLTLLSRFKNSGGRALAGADSEAHALAQHIARRYESALRACNAVDFDDLILLTLRLFREHADALEACRQQYRYVMVDEYQDTNAAQFELVHALTQKHRNFCVVGDDDQSIYGWRGAEIANLLNLEQHFPEVKLIKLEQNYRSTNTILTAANALIKNNVRRRAKTLWSTKGTGAKVLLRHFATDEEEARETVAAIEFKRLAQRTPWSDHAILFRTNQQSRPLETALRAAGVRYHLIGGQSFFDRREIRDLLAYLKTFLNPHDDISLLRIANVPARGLSDVTREQLLAASQERGSSVFATMKNPVATTALPARTQSAIASFVTLVEQHQSALKHLGTPSSVRTSDGPQAAPDVSNGSLAAWTDQLLTQLGYYAELRRLEKQPESAENRVRNLKDFIATMDDHVTPGTPLSDQLLEFLETVTLDTNREDDQETAHNAVTLITIHSCKGLEFPHVYLVGLEEGLLPHSRSKTEGTLDEERRLLYVAVTRAMASLTMSHCAGRKKYGQVLPCHPSQFLKEFPPELIEIESGKNKKPVSQDTGKNLFAAMRQAVQ, from the coding sequence ATGTTTGATCTCAGCACGCTCAATCCGCCGCAACGTTTGGCCGTTGAAACCATCAACGGTCCGGTGCTGATCTTGGCGGGCGCGGGCACGGGCAAGACGCGCGTGATCACCCACCGGATCGCCTATTTGATTCGACGCAAGATCGCCCCGGAAAACATTCTCGCCGTCACGTTTACCAACAAGGCCGCGCGCGAAATGCAGGCGCGTATCCGCCCGCTCCTTCCGAAATCCCTGACAGCCTCAGCGGCCAACGGTTCTGATCGGGCTTCAACTGCGCGCCAACGTCCGACCATCTGCACCTTCCACTCGCTCTGCGTGCGAATCTTGCGGCGACACATTGAAAAACTCGGCTACAAACGCGACTTCGTCATTTATGACGAGTCGGAGCAACTCGGCGCGGTCAAAAAAATTCTCGCCAGTATTTCGACTCGCGGCGAGAAGGCCGACCCTGCCGCCGTCCTGACCTTGTTGAGCCGGTTCAAGAACAGCGGTGGCCGCGCTCTCGCCGGAGCCGACTCGGAAGCCCATGCGCTCGCGCAACACATCGCCCGACGTTACGAATCCGCCCTGCGCGCCTGTAACGCGGTGGATTTCGACGATCTGATTTTGCTGACGCTGCGGTTGTTTCGCGAACACGCCGACGCGCTGGAAGCCTGTCGCCAACAATATCGCTACGTCATGGTGGACGAGTATCAGGACACCAACGCGGCGCAGTTCGAGCTGGTCCACGCCTTGACCCAAAAGCACCGCAATTTTTGCGTGGTGGGCGACGACGACCAAAGCATTTACGGTTGGCGCGGCGCGGAAATCGCAAACCTGCTCAATTTGGAGCAGCATTTCCCCGAGGTAAAACTCATCAAGCTGGAGCAGAATTATCGCTCGACCAATACCATCCTGACCGCCGCCAACGCGCTCATTAAGAACAACGTCCGACGGCGGGCCAAAACGCTCTGGTCAACGAAAGGCACGGGCGCGAAGGTTTTACTCCGCCACTTTGCGACCGATGAAGAGGAGGCCCGGGAAACGGTCGCCGCCATAGAATTCAAGCGGCTGGCGCAGCGAACGCCCTGGTCGGATCACGCCATTCTGTTCCGCACGAATCAGCAATCGCGCCCTCTGGAAACGGCCCTGCGCGCCGCCGGGGTGCGCTATCATCTGATTGGCGGGCAAAGCTTTTTTGATCGGCGCGAAATTCGCGATCTGCTCGCCTACCTGAAGACGTTCCTCAATCCGCACGATGACATCAGCCTGTTGCGCATCGCCAACGTGCCGGCGCGCGGATTGAGCGATGTCACCAGGGAACAACTGCTCGCGGCCAGCCAGGAACGCGGCAGCTCGGTCTTTGCCACCATGAAGAATCCCGTGGCCACGACCGCGTTACCCGCGCGAACGCAAAGCGCCATTGCGTCCTTTGTCACGCTGGTCGAACAACACCAAAGCGCGCTGAAACATTTGGGAACGCCATCGTCCGTCCGCACGTCAGATGGTCCGCAAGCCGCGCCGGATGTGAGTAACGGTTCGCTCGCGGCCTGGACGGACCAACTGCTGACGCAACTCGGTTATTATGCTGAATTGCGGCGGCTGGAGAAGCAGCCTGAATCCGCGGAAAACCGCGTGCGCAACCTGAAGGATTTTATCGCGACAATGGACGATCACGTCACGCCGGGCACGCCTTTGTCGGATCAACTGCTCGAATTTCTGGAAACCGTCACGCTCGATACGAATCGGGAGGACGACCAGGAAACCGCTCACAACGCCGTGACGCTGATTACCATTCACTCGTGCAAAGGCCTGGAGTTTCCGCACGTTTACCTGGTGGGTCTGGAGGAGGGTTTGCTCCCGCACTCGCGCTCCAAGACCGAAGGCACGTTGGATGAAGAACGCCGGTTGCTCTATGTGGCCGTGACCCGCGCGATGGCCAGCTTGACCATGAGTCATTGCGCCGGTCGTAAAAAATACGGGCAGGTCCTGCCCTGCCACCCATCGCAATTTCTCAAGGAATTTCCGCCGGAACTGATCGAGATCGAATCCGGGAAAAACAAGAAACCGGTCTCGCAGGACACGGGCAAGAACCTGTTTGCGGCCATGCGCCAGGCCGTTCAGTAA
- a CDS encoding bifunctional riboflavin kinase/FAD synthetase, whose amino-acid sequence MKLIHAARDLEPGQRKICLAIGVFDGVHLGHQQIIRQTVSDAQQSGAVALVITFDRHPNAIVAPSRVPPLIYSGPQKQRAIEALGAEALLEIPFDREFSQLTGEAFVRQLRRELGTIQSICVGADFLFGHKRSGDVPLLRRLGRELQFQVHGLAAISLAGQIVSSTRIRKTIRAGHFEAASQMLGRPYAIAGRVVHGDQLGHQIGFPTANLDTTERLLPPQGVYAAAVQLGRQTLRAAVNIGIRPTLQQPDPGPRVEVHLLDFQGDLYGEELEVTLVNKLRDEQRFASLEILQAQIQRDVLAARAAF is encoded by the coding sequence ATGAAGCTCATTCACGCCGCCAGAGACCTCGAACCAGGCCAGCGCAAAATCTGCCTGGCCATCGGGGTTTTTGATGGCGTGCATCTCGGTCATCAACAGATCATCCGGCAGACGGTCAGCGACGCGCAGCAGTCCGGCGCCGTGGCGCTGGTGATTACTTTCGATCGGCATCCGAACGCCATCGTCGCGCCCAGTCGCGTGCCGCCACTGATCTATTCAGGCCCGCAAAAACAACGAGCGATTGAAGCTCTCGGCGCCGAGGCGTTGCTTGAAATTCCTTTCGACCGCGAGTTCAGTCAGTTGACCGGCGAAGCGTTCGTTCGCCAGTTGCGGCGCGAGCTGGGGACGATCCAGAGCATCTGCGTGGGGGCGGATTTTTTGTTTGGCCATAAGCGAAGCGGCGACGTTCCCCTGCTCCGCCGTTTGGGTCGCGAGCTGCAATTTCAGGTGCATGGTCTGGCGGCGATTTCCCTGGCGGGTCAAATCGTCAGCAGCACGCGGATTCGCAAGACCATTCGCGCGGGACATTTCGAGGCCGCGAGTCAAATGCTCGGACGCCCCTACGCCATCGCGGGCCGCGTCGTCCACGGAGATCAGTTGGGACATCAGATCGGTTTCCCCACCGCGAATCTCGATACGACCGAAAGGCTGCTGCCGCCGCAAGGAGTTTACGCCGCCGCCGTCCAACTGGGGCGGCAAACCTTGCGGGCGGCGGTCAACATCGGCATTCGCCCCACGCTCCAACAGCCCGATCCGGGGCCGCGCGTTGAAGTGCATTTGCTCGATTTTCAGGGCGACCTTTACGGTGAAGAACTGGAGGTAACTCTGGTGAACAAGCTGCGCGATGAGCAGCGCTTCGCCTCGCTCGAAATTCTCCAGGCGCAAATTCAACGAGACGTGCTCGCCGCGCGCGCGGCCTTTTAA
- the truB gene encoding tRNA pseudouridine(55) synthase TruB, with translation MQDFSALDGALLVDKPAGPTSHDVVDAIRRQFGLKKVGHCGTLDPNATGLLIIVLGRGTKLSERLMGDDKVYAGTIKFGESTDSHDAAGQLIASLPVPPLTLEQLNAEAATFLGDQMQTPPMVSAIKKAGVPLYKLARKGVEVEREARLIHIYSFRFTEYTEPLGKFKLACTKGTYIRKIAHDLGERLGCGAHLTALRRTVSGQFDVADAIALDALLNASTAALEKRVIPFLKLVGSA, from the coding sequence ATGCAAGATTTCTCCGCGCTCGATGGCGCGCTGCTCGTTGATAAACCGGCCGGCCCCACTTCACACGATGTGGTGGACGCCATCCGTCGCCAGTTTGGTCTGAAAAAAGTCGGGCATTGCGGCACTTTGGACCCCAACGCCACCGGCCTGCTGATCATCGTTCTCGGTCGCGGCACCAAGTTATCCGAACGCCTGATGGGGGACGACAAAGTTTATGCCGGCACGATCAAATTCGGCGAAAGCACGGACAGCCACGATGCCGCCGGACAATTGATCGCTTCCCTGCCGGTGCCGCCGCTGACGTTGGAACAATTGAACGCGGAAGCGGCGACTTTTCTCGGCGACCAAATGCAGACGCCACCGATGGTTTCGGCAATCAAGAAGGCGGGCGTGCCGCTGTACAAACTCGCGCGCAAAGGCGTGGAAGTGGAACGCGAAGCGCGCCTCATCCACATCTACAGCTTCCGCTTCACGGAATACACCGAACCGCTGGGCAAATTCAAACTGGCCTGCACCAAGGGCACTTACATCCGCAAGATCGCTCACGATCTGGGGGAGCGCCTCGGTTGTGGCGCGCATTTGACGGCCTTGCGCCGCACCGTTTCGGGTCAATTTGACGTTGCCGACGCCATCGCGCTGGACGCGCTGCTGAACGCATCAACCGCCGCATTGGAAAAGCGCGTGATTCCTTTTCTGAAATTGGTCGGTTCGGCTTGA
- a CDS encoding bifunctional oligoribonuclease/PAP phosphatase NrnA: MKSQAKLIEEILTTIKQAETICIVGHLRPDGDCIGSQLGLMQALRADGKQVVCWNQDAMPLKYRFLDPAHHFAKPKAGQQFDLVIAVDCASLERLGTVARFVRQRRRLINIDHHESNTRYGDINWVSAREPSTGELIYHLMKTAGWPVTKAIADCLFTAVSTDTGSFQYASTRPGTFHVGAELVTHGANLARICQEVYQSFPLARVRLLKHVYNKFKLTHDDRVAYFWLKKVDLARTGAGSSDTEGLIDHIRAIEPVVVACVFEEFEPEQIRISLRSKSKRVNVNDICRQFGGGGHSAAAGALITGRPMAIQRRVIAAIKKAINSAT; the protein is encoded by the coding sequence ATGAAATCGCAGGCGAAACTCATCGAAGAAATTCTCACCACCATCAAACAGGCCGAGACGATCTGCATCGTCGGACACCTGCGCCCGGATGGCGATTGCATCGGCTCACAACTGGGATTGATGCAGGCTTTGCGGGCCGACGGCAAGCAGGTCGTCTGCTGGAATCAGGACGCGATGCCGTTGAAATACCGGTTTCTGGATCCCGCCCATCACTTCGCCAAACCGAAGGCCGGCCAGCAATTTGATCTGGTGATCGCGGTGGATTGCGCGAGCCTGGAACGGCTGGGCACGGTGGCCCGATTCGTCCGTCAGCGCCGGCGGTTGATCAACATTGACCATCACGAAAGCAACACGCGCTACGGCGACATCAACTGGGTCTCGGCGCGCGAACCCTCCACCGGGGAACTGATCTATCACTTGATGAAGACCGCGGGTTGGCCCGTCACGAAGGCCATTGCGGATTGCCTGTTCACCGCCGTCAGCACCGATACCGGCTCATTTCAATACGCCAGCACCCGTCCCGGCACGTTCCACGTCGGCGCGGAACTGGTGACGCATGGCGCGAATCTCGCCCGGATCTGTCAGGAGGTTTATCAATCGTTCCCGCTCGCCCGGGTGCGCCTGCTCAAGCACGTTTACAATAAATTCAAACTGACCCACGATGATCGCGTCGCCTATTTTTGGTTGAAAAAAGTGGACCTCGCGCGCACGGGCGCGGGCAGCAGCGACACCGAAGGATTGATTGATCATATCCGGGCCATTGAACCGGTCGTGGTCGCCTGTGTCTTCGAGGAATTCGAGCCGGAACAAATCCGGATCAGTCTGCGCTCGAAAAGCAAGCGCGTGAATGTGAACGACATTTGCCGCCAATTCGGCGGCGGCGGCCACTCGGCGGCAGCGGGCGCCTTGATTACGGGCCGGCCAATGGCCATTCAGCGCCGCGTCATTGCCGCGATTAAAAAAGCCATCAATTCCGCAACCTGA
- the rbfA gene encoding 30S ribosome-binding factor RbfA: MPSLRHQRVRELLKRAIGEAIRREFNLEDVGLISVNDVECSGDLKSAVVYFSILGNADQQKRGRLRLEEQRVRIQELVAASVVLKYTPKLRFVVDDAIARGDRVMQILTELENASAPDASSPDNQPSDR; encoded by the coding sequence ATGCCCAGTCTGCGACACCAGCGAGTCCGCGAGCTATTGAAGCGCGCGATCGGCGAGGCCATCCGCCGCGAATTCAACCTCGAGGACGTCGGCCTGATATCGGTGAACGACGTCGAATGTTCCGGCGACCTGAAATCCGCAGTCGTGTATTTCAGCATCCTGGGAAACGCGGACCAGCAAAAACGTGGGCGGCTCCGGTTGGAGGAACAGCGCGTTCGCATCCAGGAACTCGTGGCCGCGTCCGTCGTCCTCAAGTACACGCCAAAACTTAGATTCGTGGTGGATGACGCCATCGCCCGTGGCGATCGCGTCATGCAAATTTTGACCGAACTCGAAAACGCATCCGCACCCGACGCTTCATCACCAGACAACCAGCCGTCCGACCGTTAA